TAGATTTCCGTCACCTTTGCGTCTCTGTACAGCATCTCTACATGGGCGTCTTTTGAGTAGCCGAAGCCGCCCATTATCTGGACGGCCAGTCTGCTGTTCTCCACCGCGGCTCTTGAACCCAGCACCTTCGCCGCCTGGGCGTAGAGGACGAACTGGGGATCCCCGCCGTCTCTCATCTTCGCGGCTGTGTAGACGACGCTCCTCGCCGCCTCGGCCTTGATGTACATCTCCGCCAGGTAGTGCTGGATAATTTGAAACTCGGATATGGGCCTCCCAAATGCCACTCTCTTCTTTGCATATTTAAAAGCCTGTATAAAGGACTCCTCTGCAATTCCCAGGCCCAGGGCCCCCACGTTCAGCCGGCCTAGATTTATGCCGTTCATGGCCACTCTCCACCCGCCGTTCACCTCCCCCACCACGTCGTCGTCGCCAGCTCTGCAGTTGTTAAACTTCACCTCGGCGGTGCCAGATCCGTGCATCCCCATAACCTCTATGGGCGTCGCCTCGATACAGGAGCTTCTTGGTATGAGAAATGAGGTTATTGCCCTGTGCCTAGCCTCACGCGGCCCGGTTCGGGCGAAGACTAGGTAGTAGTCGGCGTGTAGGCCGCTGGTTATCCACATCTTAGTGCCGTTTAGAACCCACTCCCTGCCCACCTTCTCAGCCCTTGTTTCTATGGCCGCGGCGTCTGAGCCGCAACAAGGCTCCGAGAGGGCGAAGGCGGCTACGTAGTCTCCGGCGGCTATTTTGGGCAGAATCTCCTCTTTCTGCCTCTTGTTACCGAGTTCGTAGATGTTGTGAGCAATCATGGAGCCCTGTATCTCCGCAATTGTGGCGAGGGCCGGCGACGCCCTGGCCAGCTCTTCTATAATCACCACCTGGGTTAGCGTGTCGGCGGACCCCCCGCCGTACTCAGCCGGCACCAGGGGGGCCAGGAGGCCGAGTTCCCCGAGCTTCTTGACTAGGTCCCGTGGGTACTCGCCGGCCTCCATCTTCTTAATCTGGGGGAGGACCGCCGAGTCTACAAATTCCCTAACGGTCTTTCTAATAAGTTGTATTTCCGCAGACATGGTACATATTTGAAGTTGATAATTAAGCTTTTTGGATTCGTGAATACTTAAATATCTAGATATGTCTGGCTACATGGTCGTTTTTCTCGCCGGGGTTGGGATGTCGCGTATCGGCAAGAGGGCGGAGGCTGGGTGGGAACTCGTCGCCGAGGCTTTCAACGAGCTGTTGGAGATGGGCATCCCGCCGGAGATAATCGACGCCTTGTATGTAGGCGTCCAGTCGGAGACATATGAACACCAAATCATGTACGGCACCTTAGTCGCGGAGAGGCTGGGCCTCCTCCCCAAGGAGGCTTACAGAGTGGAGGCATGCGCCGCGGCTGGGGCGCTTGCCCTCCACACGGCGTATCTCGCCGTTAAGTCTGGCCACGTAGACGCGGCGCTGGCCGTGGGGGTGGAGAAGATGACTGCCAGATCCACTGAAGAGGTCACCGACGCGCTTATGGCGGCCAGCGACTACATAGACCAGATGAGCGGCGTCACCATACCAGCCCACTACGCTATGATAGCTAGGCGCTATATGTATCAATACGGGGCCACCGAGGAGGATTTGTGTATGGTTGCTGTTAAAAACCACGAACACGCCGCGGCTAATCCCAAGGCGCATTTCCAGAGGAAGATAACTCTAGAGGAGTGTCTCAAGAGCAGGCCCATAGCGACGCCGCTTAAGCTCTACGACGCGGCGCCTATAAGCGACGGGGCGGCCCTCGCGCTCGTAGTCTCTGAAAAAATAGCCAAGAAGTTACCCACGCCTCTTGTGGAAATAGCCGCCTCCGAGGTGGCTACAGACACCTTAAGCATATCCCAGAGGCCCGACTTGACCTACCCGAGGGCTGTGGCTGAGGCGGCGAGGAGGGCCTACGAAAAGGCAGGCGTTACGCCCAAGGATATAGAGGTTGCTGAGGTGCACGACGCCTTTACCATAAACGAGGTGTTGATATACGAGGCGGTGGGCTTCGCCGAGAGGGGTGGTGGATATAGACTGATACGGGAGGGAGCGACGAAAATTGGAGGCCGCATCCCGGTCAACCCCAGCGGGGGGCTGAAGGCAAGGGGCCATCCCATCGGCGCCACGGGCCTCGCCCAGGTTTATGAGCTTTATCTACAGCTCGCCGGCTGGGCCCACGGCAGAAATACCGGCGCCCGCGTGGCTCTTGCAGTGAACGAGGGGGGTGTAAACTCCGCCGCAGTGGTCCATATGATGAGGATATGAGCCTCAGGAGGTACCTGGCTGAGGGGAGGCTTGTGGGGTCTCGTTGTAGGCGGTGCGGCTACGGCTACTTCCCCCCGGCGCCGAGGTGTCCCAACTGCCGGGGCCCCGTGGATCTTGTAGACATCCCCAAGAGGGGGGTTGTGTTGACATACAGCACTGTTTACGTATCGAATGGGAGGTTTAAGACGCCGTATACGGTGGCGATCGCCAAGTTTGGCGACTTCCAGCTACCTGGATATGTGGAGGCCGAGAAAATTGAGATAGGAGACGAGGTGGTTTGGGAAGTGGGGCAAACAGGTTCTGGAGAAACGTGGTACGTGTTTAAGAGGGTATGATTGACTTCTGGGCCAGGTCCCAGCCAGACAAGACCGCGGTTGACGACGGGGTGGAGAGGCATAGCTACGGCGAGTTGCTGAGGAGATCTCTTAGAAACAGGACGGGGGGCCGGGTTTTCTTCATAGCTAGGAATTCGTCGGCGGCTTTAGCTTCGCTGGTTGGGCTTCTGTCCTCTCCGTCAACAACCGCTCTTGTTGACCCCTTGACTGTATCTGAGGACTTAGAGTTCCAGCTGGAGGACTTCCGGCCAGATATCTTGTTGACTGACGAGGAAGTGTACGGACGCAACGCCGACGTATTTAAAAAGTGGAAGGCGGTGAAGATAGGGGAGTGGGGCTCTGAGGGTGGCGGGGGGCTTGGGGAGGTTGTGATGTACTACGCGGGGGTTGCCGGGAGGACTATGCAAGTGGTGCACGCCGCTGAGGGGTTCTGGAGGTGTGCCCACAGCCTCGCCACTGCGATGCAGTTGACGCCGAGCGACGTGGTGCTCGTGACGCCGCCCCTCACCCATGTCCTGGGCCTCCTGACCGCCATGGCCGCGCTTATGTCGGGCGCCACGGTGTTGTTAATGAGGCGTTTTGATGTTGACGCGGCGGTTAAACTCGCTGAGAAAAGCACGGTGATTGTGGGGGTGCCGACGGTGTATGCCGAGCTGAACAAGGCGGGGGTGGGGAGGCTGGGGGCTAGGTACGCCGTGTCTGGGGGGGCCTATCTACCTCCCGACGTCCAGCGGAGGTTTGAGGAGGCCTCGGGTGTGCCTATTCTCCAGATCTACGGGCTAACCGAAGCCCTTGTGCTGACCTTCCAGCCACCCCAGCTAAAAGACGCAAAGGGAACGATAGGCATACCGTTGCCTTGGGTTGAGGTGAAGCTTGCCGAGGACGGGGAGTTGCTTGTAAAGTCGCCGTGGAATATGAAGAGGTACGGCGACCCGGCGGAGACGGAGAAGGTGTTTCAAGACGGCTATTTGAAAACGGGAGATATTGTCTCGATGGATGAGAGGGGGCTTCTCTACTTCCGGGGGGTGAAGAAGCGTATGATTAAGTACAAGGGGTACCCAGTCTTCCCAAGGGATTTAGAGCTTATTCTACTTAAACACCCCGCGGTTAAGGAGGCGTTGGTGAAGGGAGAGCCCGATCCCGAGGTGGGCGAGTTGCCTGTTGCCTACGTCGTGCTGAGGGGGCAGGCCTCTGAAAGAGAGCTGCTCGACTTTGTAAATTCGAGAGTTGCCTTCTACAAGAAGTTGAGGAAGATATACATAGTGGATAAGTTGCCATGACTTACCGGGAGGGCCTTAGGGCTGTCACCGGCAACGGCGAGTATATAGACGATCTGCCGTCTCCGCCGGGGACGCTCCACATGGCTATTCTGAGGTCTCCGTATCCCCACGCAGTGGTTAGGAAAATAGACGTGTCGGAAGTGCGGCGGCGGGGCGGCGTGGCCTACACGTCTGAAGATCTCCTAAGGGTTGTCAAGGCCCCGTTTCCAAACGCCCTCGGACTGCCTATCGACTACTATCCATTTGCCGTGGGGAAGGCCCGCTACTTCGGAGAGCCCCTCGCCGTGGTGCTCGCAGACGACGTCTACAAAGCAGTGGATCTCCTGGACTATGTAGAAGTTGATCTAGAGCCTCTGGAGCCTGTTGTGACAATAGACGACGCGTTGCGGGGGAGGGCGCTGGTCCACGAGAAGCTGGGGAGCAACGTTGCTATGAGGAAAAATATGAAGTTCGGCGATGTGGAGGGCTTCTTCAAGGCGGCTGACGACGTGGTGCGTCTGGAGTTTAAATTCCCCAAGCACACCGCCATGCCTCTGGAGCCGTACGGCGTCTTGGCGTCGTGGCGCGGCGATGAGCTGTACCTCACTGCAAATTTCCAAGGCCCCATGCTCTACGTCTACTTCATAGCCAGGGCCCTCGGCTTGTCCACGGCGCAACTACACATCAAGACGCCTAGGGACATCGGGGGAAGCTTCGGTATTAAATACTCCATCTACCCATACGCCGTCCTGGCCGCCGCCTCCTCTAGGCTCGCCGGGAGGCCGGTGAAGTGGGTCGAGACAAGGCAGGAGAATTTGGTAGCCAGCAGCTCCAACGGAGAGAGAAGGGGCTACGTGGAGCTGGCCCTGAGGAGAGACGGGA
The sequence above is drawn from the Pyrobaculum ferrireducens genome and encodes:
- a CDS encoding acyl-CoA dehydrogenase family protein: MSAEIQLIRKTVREFVDSAVLPQIKKMEAGEYPRDLVKKLGELGLLAPLVPAEYGGGSADTLTQVVIIEELARASPALATIAEIQGSMIAHNIYELGNKRQKEEILPKIAAGDYVAAFALSEPCCGSDAAAIETRAEKVGREWVLNGTKMWITSGLHADYYLVFARTGPREARHRAITSFLIPRSSCIEATPIEVMGMHGSGTAEVKFNNCRAGDDDVVGEVNGGWRVAMNGINLGRLNVGALGLGIAEESFIQAFKYAKKRVAFGRPISEFQIIQHYLAEMYIKAEAARSVVYTAAKMRDGGDPQFVLYAQAAKVLGSRAAVENSRLAVQIMGGFGYSKDAHVEMLYRDAKVTEIYEGTNEIILNTLFKFLDREVG
- a CDS encoding thiolase domain-containing protein; protein product: MVVFLAGVGMSRIGKRAEAGWELVAEAFNELLEMGIPPEIIDALYVGVQSETYEHQIMYGTLVAERLGLLPKEAYRVEACAAAGALALHTAYLAVKSGHVDAALAVGVEKMTARSTEEVTDALMAASDYIDQMSGVTIPAHYAMIARRYMYQYGATEEDLCMVAVKNHEHAAANPKAHFQRKITLEECLKSRPIATPLKLYDAAPISDGAALALVVSEKIAKKLPTPLVEIAASEVATDTLSISQRPDLTYPRAVAEAARRAYEKAGVTPKDIEVAEVHDAFTINEVLIYEAVGFAERGGGYRLIREGATKIGGRIPVNPSGGLKARGHPIGATGLAQVYELYLQLAGWAHGRNTGARVALAVNEGGVNSAAVVHMMRI
- a CDS encoding Zn-ribbon domain-containing OB-fold protein, translating into MSLRRYLAEGRLVGSRCRRCGYGYFPPAPRCPNCRGPVDLVDIPKRGVVLTYSTVYVSNGRFKTPYTVAIAKFGDFQLPGYVEAEKIEIGDEVVWEVGQTGSGETWYVFKRV
- a CDS encoding class I adenylate-forming enzyme family protein — its product is MIDFWARSQPDKTAVDDGVERHSYGELLRRSLRNRTGGRVFFIARNSSAALASLVGLLSSPSTTALVDPLTVSEDLEFQLEDFRPDILLTDEEVYGRNADVFKKWKAVKIGEWGSEGGGGLGEVVMYYAGVAGRTMQVVHAAEGFWRCAHSLATAMQLTPSDVVLVTPPLTHVLGLLTAMAALMSGATVLLMRRFDVDAAVKLAEKSTVIVGVPTVYAELNKAGVGRLGARYAVSGGAYLPPDVQRRFEEASGVPILQIYGLTEALVLTFQPPQLKDAKGTIGIPLPWVEVKLAEDGELLVKSPWNMKRYGDPAETEKVFQDGYLKTGDIVSMDERGLLYFRGVKKRMIKYKGYPVFPRDLELILLKHPAVKEALVKGEPDPEVGELPVAYVVLRGQASERELLDFVNSRVAFYKKLRKIYIVDKLP